Proteins co-encoded in one Brassica rapa cultivar Chiifu-401-42 chromosome A02, CAAS_Brap_v3.01, whole genome shotgun sequence genomic window:
- the LOC103850979 gene encoding pentatricopeptide repeat-containing protein At5g15280, mitochondrial: MLNLLSSRYSTRLKASLLSRRHSFASSSSTTSPASSSPRKYVSSSLSGGILDRYSLSLGGSAKASSSPLKGLLLDLSDAVPDITRRFRRFHGLKPEQVLELLLGFESELQRCGKVQPLWNIFRWASKQHKGFKHHPKSYEIMASLLIREGMVKEAELLLLEMEKDGETLDNEVVFCDLIQKYLDGFDSRKAVMLFDWMRGKGLVPLSSCYESLIDHLVGVCKTESAYRVCLDWVEAKDESFDRFDKVIELLCLDQRVQEARVLASKLSNQTSSIYSKICLGYNEKQDFEDLLSFIREVKYKPDVFVGNRIVHSLCKRFGSERAYVYTEELQSLGFKPDEATFGILIGWCCHEGDLKRAFLYLSEIASKGLKPDVYSYNAVLSGLFRKGLWEHTGCIVEEMKENGVLLGSSTVKVMVAGYCKARRFEEAKKIVKEASKVEEAFSLVGFDPLAVRLKRDNGNGLSKAEFFDELGNGLYLDTDLDAYEEKVNMVLDRSVLPEFNLLIVGACEDGDLHRALSLLDEMPCWGQKLSRRGFTVLMKSLCVSRSYVRVSVSLMRKWPKLANQLDGETLNFLVREYCKKGLSRQSKLIFHRMSHQTHLPIDNETYTSLISCFCKKESLKDLLNVLDAAKKANWLPDLETCGTLWECLLQKGLVKEAVKLFDRVFTSQSEACRIFMEKLTVLGYSRVAYSVVERLEGEGYVVEEEVYNLLIKGLCKDRNDSAAFAVLDKMLEKKHVPSLLDSYALIEGLCLAGKMSDAENQLRTRLSNGVSLDNDIYSLMFGGYCKGNNLRRVEEVLGIIVRKNVIVSVKSYREYIQRMCSERKFLFAMSLLLLGESNPHGVIIYNLLIFYLFRDKNHKEVEKVLLGMQGRGLLPDEATFNFLVYGYYSCGDYLNSLRYLSAMISEGMKPNKRSLRVVISSLCESGDVKKAMDLWEVMESKGWSFVSSVVQTKIAESLISRGDVAKAEDFLTCATRNGCMMAPSYDNVIKKLSGLGSLGVAVQLLNIMLKNRKIPDSSSYDSVINGLLRCSSNKLDEARDFHTEMLELGLSPSVSTWSGLVHKYCEACQVLESERLIKSMFALGETPSQEMFKVVIDRFRVENNTVKASEMVEMMQKCGYEVDFETHWSLISNMSSCKEKKTEAGQGFLSRLLSGNGFSWKR, translated from the coding sequence ATGCTTAATCTCCTCTCCTCCAGATACTCTACTCGGCTTAAGGCTTCTCTTCTCTCACGCCGTCACTCTTTCGCGTCGTCCTCCTCCACTACCTCACCAGCTTCGTCCTCTCCAAGAAAGTATGTATCTTCCTCACTCTCCGGAGGTATACTGGATCGATACTCGCTTTCTCTTGGTGGGTCAGCGAAGGCTTCATCTTCTCCTCTAAAGGGCTTGCTTTTGGACCTGTCCGATGCGGTTCCCGACATCACCCGCAGATTCAGAAGATTCcacggcctaaaacccgaacaagTCCTCGAACTGCTTCTGGGTTTCGAATCCGAGCTTCAGAGATGCGGAAAGGTCCAACCTTTATGGAATATTTTCAGATGGGCTAGTAAGCAGCACAAAGGGTTTAAGCACCATCCCAAGTCTTACGAGATCATGGCGTCGTTGCTTATCAGAGAAGGAATGGTTAAGGAAGCTGAGCTCTTGCTGTTGGAAATGGAGAAGGACGGAGAGACGTTGGATAACGAGGTGGTTTTCTGCGATTTGATTCAGAAGTATTTAGATGGTTTTGATTCGAGGAAGGCggttatgttgtttgattggaTGAGGGGTAAGGGTTTAGTGCCTTTGAGTTCGTGTTATGAGTCTCTGATTGATCATTTGGTTGGAGTTTGTAAAACGGAATCAGCTTATAGAGTTTGTTTAGATTGGGTTGAGGCAAAGGATGAATCATTTGATAGATTTGATAAAGTTATTGAGTTACTCTGCTTGGATCAGAGGGTTCAGGAAGCTAGAGTTCTGGCGAGTAAGCTTAGTAACCAAACTAGCTCTATATATAGTAAGATTTGTTTAGGGTATAACGAGAAGCAGGACTTTGAGGATCTGCTGAGTTTCATCCGTGAGGTTAAGTACAAACCTGATGTGTTCGTTGGGAACAGGATAGTGCATTCTCTCTGCAAGAGGTTTGGCTCGGAGAGAGCTTATGTATACACGGAGGAGCTTCAAAGCTTGGGGTTCAAACCCGATGAGGCCACGTTCGGGATCTTGATCGGCTGGTGCTGTCACGAAGGAGATCTCAAAAGAGCGTTTCTTTACTTATCCGAGATTGCGTCAAAGGGTTTAAAGCCTGATGTGTATAGCTACAACGCTGTCTTAAGCGGGCTTTTTAGAAAAGGACTGTGGGAGCATACCGGTTGTATTGTGGAGGAGATGAAGGAGAACGGAGTGTTGCTGGGGTCGTCGACGGTTAAGGTAATGGTGGCTGGATACTGCAAAGCGAGACGGTTTGAAGAAGCTAAGAAGATTGTTAAGGAAGCATCTAAAGTTGAAGAAGCTTTTAGTTTAGTGGGGTTTGATCCTTTAGCCGTTAGATTGAAGAGAGACAATGGTAATGGACTCTCAAAAGCAGAGTTCTTCGATGAGCTTGGGAATGGACTATACTTGGATACTGACTTGGATGCTTACGAGGAGAAGGTGAACATGGTTCTTGACAGATCCGTCTTACCTGAGTTTAACTTGCTTATCGTTGGAGCTTGTGAAGACGGTGATTTACACAGAGCGTTGAGTCTTCTTGATGAGATGCCTTGTTGGGGTCAGAAGCTATCTCGTAGAGGCTTCACTGTTTTGATGAAGAGTCTCTGCGTGTCCCGTTCTTATGTGAGAGTGAGTGTTAGCCTAATGAGGAAATGGCCGAAGCTGGCTAATCAGTTAGACGGAGAGACTCTCAACTTTCTTGTCCGAGAGTATTGCAAGAAGGGACTTAGTCGCCAGAGCAAACTCATTTTCCATAGAATGTCTCATCAAACGCATCTTCCTATCGATAACGAAACTTACACATCTCTGATAAGTTGTTTCTGCAAGAAAGAATCACTCAAGGATCTACTCAATGTGTTGGACGCTGCAAAAAAGGCTAACTGGTTACCTGATTTGGAAACTTGCGGAACTCTATGGGAATGTCTCCTCCAGAAAGGACTTGTGAAGGAAGCGGTTAAGCTCTTTGACCGTGTATTCACATCGCAGTCAGAAGCTTGTAGGATTTTTATGGAGAAGCTCACTGTTTTAGGGTATTCTCGTGTGGCTTACTCTGTTGTGGAGAGACTTGAAGGAGAAGGTTACGTTGTGGAGGAAGAGGTTTACAACCTTCTCATCAAGGGACTATGTAAAGATAGGAATGATTCAGCTGCATTTGCTGTACTAGACAAAATGCTAGAGAAGAAACACGTTCCTAGCTTGTTAGATTCATATGCTTTGATAGAAGGACTATGCTTAGCTGGGAAGATGTCTGACGCAGAGAATCAGTTAAGAACAAGATTATCAAATGGTGTTTCCTTAGATAACGATATCTACAGTTTGATGTTTGGAGGTTACTGTAAAGGTAACAACTTGAGGAGAGTTGAGGAAGTACTAGGAATCATTGTGAGGAAGAACGTGATCGTTTCTGTGAAGAGTTACAGAGAATACATTCAGAGAATGTGTTCAGAGCGGAAGTTTCTTTTTGCAATGAGTCTGTTGTTGCTAGGAGAAAGCAATCCTCACGGTGTAATCATCTACAATCTATTAATTTTCTATCTGTTTAGGGATAAGAATCATAAGGAGGTTGAGAAAGTTTTGCTTGGAATGCAAGGAAGAGGATTGTTGCCTGATGAAGCAACGTTTAACTTTCTTGTTTACGGATACTATTCCTGTGGAGACTATTTGAATTCTCTGAGATATCTCTCGGCTATGATCTCTGAAGGGATGAAACCGAATAAGCGGAGCTTAAGAGTGGTTATCAGTTCTCTGTGTGAGAGTGGAGATGTGAAGAAAGCTATGGACTTGTGGGAGGTGATGGAGTCAAAAGGATGGAGCTTTGTTTCTTCTGTTGTTCAAACCAAGATTGCTGAATCCTTAATTTCGAGAGGTGATGTGGCAAAAGCTGAAGACTTTCTGACTTGTGCGACACGCAATGGTTGCATGATGGCTCCCAGCTACGATAACGTCATCAAGAAGCTATCTGGTTTAGGGAGTCTCGGCGTAGCGGTTCAACTCTTGAACATAATGCTAAAGAACCGGAAGATTCCGGATTCTTCGAGCTATGATTCAGTCATCAATGGGTTGTTGAGATGCAGCAGCAACAAGTTGGATGAAGCTAGGGACTTTCATACGGAGATGTTGGAGCTAGGTCTGAGTCCAAGCGTAAGTACGTGGAGTGGTCTTGTTCATAAGTATTGCGAAGCGTGTCAAGTGTTGGAATCAGAGAGACTTATCAAATCAATGTTTGCGTTAGGTGAAACGCCGAGTCAGGAGATGTTTAAGGTTGTGATTGAtcggtttagagttgagaataATACGGTGAAAGCTTCGGAGATGGTGGAGATGATGCAGAAGTGTGGCTATGAAGTTGATTTTGAGACTCATTGGTCTTTGATAAGTAACATGAGCTCTTGTAAGGAGAAGAAGACAGAAGCTGGCCAAGGGTTCTTGTCTAGGCTTCTCTCTGGGAATGGGTTTTCTTGGAAGCgataa
- the LOC103850975 gene encoding 40S ribosomal protein S9-1, which yields MVHVCYYRNYGKTFKGPRRPFEKERLDSELKLVGEYGLRNKRELWRVQYSLSRIRNAARDLLTLDEKNPKRIFEGEALLRKMNRYGLLDESQNKLDYVLALTVENFLERRLQTIVFKSGMAKSIHHSRVLIRQRHIRVGKQLVNIPSFMVRLDSQKHIDFALTSPFGGGRPGRVKRRNEKSASKKASGGDADGDDEE from the exons ATGGTGCACGTTTGCTACTACCGTAACT ATGGAAAGACCTTCAAGGGCCCACGACGTCCTTTCGAGAAGGAGCGTCTCGACTCCGAGCTGAAGCTAGTCGGCGAGTACGGTCTCCGCAACAAGCGTGAGCTCTGGAGAGTCCAATACTCTCTTAGCCGCATCCGTAACGCGGCTAGAGATCTTCTTACTCTTGATGAGAAGAATCCCAAGAGGATCTTCGAAGGTGAAGCCCTTCTCCGTAAGATGAACCGTTACGGGCTTTTGGATGAGAGCCAGAACAAGCTCGATTACGTCTTGGCCTTGACCGTTGAGAACTTCCTCGAGCGTCGTCTTCAGACCATTGTGTTCAAGTCTGGTATGGCTAAGTCTATCCATCACTCCCGTGTCCTCATCAGGCAGAGGCATATCAG GGTTGGGAAGCAATTGGTGAACATTCCTTCGTTCATGGTGAGACTTGACTCGCAGAAGCATATCGACTTTGCGTTGACCAGTCCCTTCGGTGGTGGCCGTCCAGGAAGAGTGAAGAGAAGGAATGAGAAGTCTGCCTCCAAGAAAGCTTCTGGTGGCGACGCAGACGGTGATGACGAAGAGTAA
- the LOC103850978 gene encoding amino acid transporter AVT1J, which translates to MMNEKEDIMSEPFIVKTINDEEATLHDYERYNNNPQGNTSFSKTCFHGINALSGVGILSVPYALASGGWLSLIILFIIAITTFYCAILIKRCMDMDPLLRTYPDIGHKAFGNTGRVIVSIFMNLELYLVATSFLILEGDNLNKLFSNVGFDFMGIEFGGKQMFIVLVALIILPSVWLDDMRILSYISASGVFASGLILASICWVGAFDGVGFKNNDSKMFRTNGVTTSVSLYMFCYCAHPVFPTLYTSMKNKHQFSNVMVICFTICTFIYASVAILGYLMYGSNVDSQITLNLPTDKLSSKVAICTTLVNPIAKFALMVMPILDALRSRFMRNKKAGGLVLGTMLVASNVVVAMLLPFFGELMSLVGAFLSATASVILPCLCYLKISGKYRRLGPETLVLIGIVLIGIVVMITGTYKAVKDIFGQVLKSQ; encoded by the exons ATGATGAACGAGAAGGAAGATATCATGTCGGAGCCATTCATCGTCAAGACGATTAATGATGAAGAAGCGACGCTTCATGATTATGAACGCTACAATAATAATCCACAGGGCAATACCTCTTTCTCCAAAACTTGTTTCCATGGCATTAACGCTTTATCAG GTGTTGGTATATTATCAGTCCCATATGCACTAGCATCCGGAGGGTGGCTAAGTTTGATCATACTCTTCATCATAGCCATCACAACTTTCTATTGTGCCATTCTTATTAAAAGATGCATGGACATGGATCCACTTCTCAGAACTTACCCGGACATTGGCCACAAAGCCTTTGGAAACACAGGACGTGTCATCGTCTCAATCTTCATGAACCTTGAGCTTTACCTTGTGGCTACTAGTTTCTTGATCTTAGAAGGTGACAACCTTAATAAACTCTTCTCAAACGTTGGATTCGACTTCATGGGTATAGAATTTGGAGGGAAGCAAATGTTCATCGTCCTTGTAGCTCTTATTATACTTCCCTCGGTTTGGTTAGATGATATGAGGATTCTTTCTTATATTTCGGCGAGTGGTGTCTTTGCTTCCGGGTTGATTCTTGCTTCTATCTGTTGGGTTGGTGCATTTGATGGAGTAGGATTCAAGAACAATGACTCAAAGATGTTTCGTACTAATGGAGTCACTACCTCCGTGAGCTTATACATGTTTTGTTACTGCGCTCATCCGGTTTTCCCAACTCTATATACTTCCATGAAGAACAAACACCAATTCTCTAAC GTTATGGTTATATGTTTCACAATATGCACATTCATATACGCATCGGTGGCGATATTGGGCTACTTAATGTATGGATCAAATGTTGACTCACAAATAACACTTAATCTCCCAACTGATAAGCTTAGTTCAAAAGTGGCGATATGCACTACATTGGTGAATCCGATTGCTAAGTTCGCCCTCATGGTTATGCCTATTCTCGACGCATTGAGAAGCCGGTTTATGCGTAACAAAAAAGCAGGCGGCCTAGTCCTTGGTACGATGTTGGTTGCTAGCAATGTGGTTGTGGCAATGCTTCTTCCGTTTTTTGGTGAACTAATGAGTTTGGTCGGAGCATTCTTGAGTGCAACTGCTTCGGTTATATTGCCTTGTTTGTGTTATCTAAAGATCTCTGGCAAATACCGAAGACTCGGGCCGGAGACACTGGTTCTCATTGGTATTGTACTAATCGGTATCGTGGTTATGATAACCGGAACATACAAGGCGGTCAAGGACATTTTTGGCCAGGTTTTGAAGTCTCAATAG
- the LOC103850973 gene encoding peroxidase 56 has protein sequence MADLKMNISCFFFIQVLLLLLLSSFPPTNAQGLKVGFYDKTCPKAEAIVKKSVSDAMKNDPTIGAPLLRMFFHDCFVRGCDGSVLLELKNKKDEKNAPPNLSLRGFEVIDNVKAAVEEECPGVVSCSDVLALVARDAVVELDGLSWGVETGRRDGRVTNINEARSNLPSPLNNITSLITQFSSKGLDKKDLAVLSGGHTVGQGHCPLILNRLYNFTGKGDSDPDLDTEYAATLRKKCKPTDTTTALEMDPGSFKTFDESYFKLVSQRRGFFQSDAALLNNKETKSYVLKQMNSQGSTFSGDFGVSMVKMGRIGVLTGKAGEVRKKCRMVN, from the exons ATGGCTGATTTGAAGATGAATatctcttgtttcttcttcattcaagtactattgttgttgttgctctcTTCCTTTCCTCCAACCAATGCTCAAGGGTTGAAAGTTGGGTTCTACGACAAGACATGCCCCAAAGCCGAGGCTATTGTTAAGAAGTCCGTCTCCGATGCCATGAAGAATGACCCGACAATTGGAGCTCCTTTGCTCCGAATGTTCTTCCACGACTGTTTCGTTCGG GGTTGTGATGGGTCGGTCTTGCTAGAGCTAAAGAACAAAAAGGACGAGAAGAATGCGCCTCCTAACCTCAGCCTTCGAGGGTTTGAGGTCATAGATAATGTCAAGGCAGCTGTAGAAGAAGAGTGTCCGGGAGTTGTTTCTTGCTCTGATGTCTTGGCCCTTGTAGCTAGAGACGCAGTTGTTGAG CTCGATGGACTGTCGTGGGGAGTTGAAACGGGAAGAAGAGACGGTAGGGTTACAAACATCAACGAGGCCAGATCGAACTTACCATCACCTTTGAATAATATTACAAGCCTTATCACCCAGTTTAGTTCTAAAGGCCTCGACAAGAAAGACCTCGCCGTGCTCTCAG GTGGACACACGGTCGGGCAGGGACATTGTCCTTTAATCCTAAACCGGCTGTACAATTTCACCGGGAAAGGAGACAGCGATCCGGACTTAGACACGGAATATGCAGCCACCCTCAGAAAAAAATGCAAGCCCACGGATACCACGACGGCTCTAGAAATGGATCCAGGAAGCTTTAAAACATTCGATGAAAGCTACTTCAAGCTCGTGTCTCAAAGAAGAGGGTTCTTTCAATCTGATGCAGCTCTTTTAAACAATAAAGAAACTAAGTCTTACGTTCTCAAGCAAATGAACAGTCAGGGATCTACTTTCTCTGGGGATTTTGGTGTCTCTATGGTGAAGATGGGTCGGATTGGAGTTTTAACCGGTAAGGCCGGGGAAGTTCGGAAGAAGTGCAGAATGGTTAACTAA
- the LOC103850980 gene encoding transcription factor MYB16 has translation MGRSPCYDKMGLKKGPWTSEEDQKLLAYIDEHGHGSWRSLPEKAGLHRCGKSCRLRWTNYLRPDIKRGKFNLQEEQTIIQLHALLGNRWSAIATHLPKRTDNEIKNYWNTHLKKRLVKMGIDPVTHKPKNETPLSSLGGLSKNAATLSHMAQWESARLEAEARLARESKLLHYQTKVSSSHHDHLNIISSDKQKQQQLESPTSTVSFSEGKTEFVGSSSTCLNMIKETENDWISSTIHEFEGVEEGLTGLLLGGGGSLGLSFSADKNETAGESSGGGGGECNDYYEDNKNYLESIFSFVDPSPSDSTPMF, from the exons ATGGGTAGATCACCGTGCTATGACAAGATGGGTTTGAAGAAAGGGCCATGGACATCAGAAGAAGATCAGAAACTTTTGGCTTATATTGACGAACATGGTCATGGAAGTTGGCGTTCATTGCCTGAGAAAGCTG GTCTCCATAGATGCGGCAAAAGCTGCAGACTAAGATGGACTAACTACCTAAGACCAGACATCAAAAGAGGCAAATTCAACTTGCAAGAAGAACAAACCATTATTCAACTCCACGCTCTCTTAGGAAACAG GTGGTCGGCGATAGCGACTCATTTGCCAAAGAGAACAGATAACGAGATCAAGAACTACTGGAACACTCATTTGAAGAAACGGTTAGTTAAAATGGGGATAGATCCAGTGACTCATAAACCCAAAAACGAGACTCCTCTGTCCTCTCTTGGTGGTTTATCAAAGAACGCAGCCACACTTAGCCACATGGCTCAATGGGAAAGTGCTAGGCTTGAAGCTGAAGCAAGGCTAGCTAGAGAATCAAAGCTTCTTCATTACCAAACCAAAGTTTCATCATCTCATCATGATCATCTAAACATCATCTCTTCAG ataaacaaaaacaacaacagcTTGAATCTCCGACATCTACAGTGTCATTCTCGGAAGGAAAGACAGAGTTTGTAGGATCATCATCAACGTGTCTAAATATGATCAAAGAAACAGAAAACGATTGGATCAGTTCAACGATTCACGAGTTTGAAGGAGTCGAAGAAGGGCTCACGGGTCTCTTGCTAGGTGGTGGCGGTTCACTAGGCCTGAGTTTCTCCGCTGATAAAAACGAGACGGCCGGCGAAagtagtggtggtggtggtggtgagtgCAACGATTACTACGAGGATAACAAGAACTATTTGGAAAGCATTTTCAGCTTTGTTGATCCTTCGCCGTCCGATTCAACGCCTATGTTCTGA
- the LOC103850974 gene encoding uncharacterized protein LOC103850974, with protein MTRREAEAWSEMEAVARKMVEEVETESSGSSEAETESPRSVGRWGAAPTVTGKTAKERVHSQVLKIREEDLCVLVEARAASLENRRYVHHPPRLGLFLISRPSLPCSPLSGKVRSVNAVQ; from the exons atgACGAGACGAGAAGCTGAAGCTTGGTCGGAGATGGAGGCAGTAGCTAGGAAGATGGTGGAAGAGGTTGAAACAGAGAGCAGCGGATCATCTGAAGCTGAGACTGAGTCTCCAAGATCTGTCGGACGTTGGGGAGCAGCTCCTACGGTCACGGGGAAGACGGCTAAGGAGCGAGTACACAGCCAGGTTTTGAAGATCAGGGAGGAAGATCTCTGTGTTCTCGTGGAAGCCAGAGCTGCGAGTCTAGAGAATAGACGATACGTTCATCATCCACCTCGTCTCGGTCTGTTCCTGATCTCGAGGCCGAGTCTGCCATGTTCACCTCTTAGTGGAAAAGTGAGATCCGTTAACGCTGTCCA GTGA
- the LOC103850976 gene encoding 50S ribosomal protein L27 produces the protein MNFLNSAASICRRVSLRELITEVPAYNGSGISDGSSSGLSLVFKRWATKKTAGSTKNGRDSKPKNLGVKKFGGENVIPGNIIIRQRGTRFHPGDYVGIGKDHTLFALKEGRVRFEKNKITGRKWIHVDPKGGHVLHPIYTKAASTKMELETASSSS, from the exons atgaatttcttGAACTCAGCAGCATCCATATGCAGAAGAGTTAGTTTGAGGGAACTAATCACAGAGGTCCCTGCTTACAATGGCAGTGGCATCTCCG ATGGTTCATCAAGTGGGTTGAGTTTGGTGTTTAAGCGTTGGGCTACTAAGAAAACCGCTGGTTCCACCAAGAACGGTCGTGACTCTAAACCCAAGAATCTCGGTGTCAAGAAGTTCGGAGGAGAG AATGTGATACCGGGAAACATAATAATCCGACAACGTGGAACTCGGTTTCATCCTGGAGACTATGTTGGCATCGGGAAGGACCATACTCTGTTTGCTTTGAAGGAAGGACGAGTCAGGTTCGAGAAAAACAAGATCACTGGTCGCAAATGGATCCACGTTGATCCTAAGGGAGGTCATGTTCTTCACCCTATCTACACAAAAGCTGCTTCGACTAAGATGGAATtggagacagcttcttcgtcgtcgtgA
- the LOC103850977 gene encoding gibberellin-regulated protein 4, which translates to MAKSCGALFLLALVVFSLLQTMVMASSGSGGKYNPKRYGPGSLKRSQCPKECDRRCSQTQYHNACILFCNKCCRKCLCVPPGYYGNKQVCSCYNNWKTQQGGPKCP; encoded by the exons atggcTAAGTCATGTGGAGCTCTCTTCCTCTTGGCCCTCGTTGTCTTCTCCTTGCTTCAAACCATG GTAATGGCCTCAAGTGGATCTGGAGGGAAGTATAACCCA AAACGTTATGGACCAGGAAGCCTGAAACGTTCCC AATGCCCAAAGGAGTGTGATAGGAGGTGTAGCCAGACACAGTACCACAACGCCTGCATTTTGTTCTGCAACAAATGCTGCAGAAAGTGTTTGTGTGTGCCTCCGGGTTACTATGGGAACAAACAAGTTTGCTCTTGCTACAACAACTGGAAAACTCAACAGGGTggaccaaaatgcccttga